A region from the Microcoleus sp. FACHB-672 genome encodes:
- a CDS encoding serine/threonine-protein kinase, with protein sequence MIGQLLDRRYRLVKLLGSNTFRQTYLAADTHRPGYPQCVVKQLRPPNNHSRTFNIIQLLFKKKAEILEKLGKHDQIPQLLAFFEENKDFYIVEEFIAGQSLAEEIVAGVPLSEDQVFRLLQEVLGILVFVHHFGVIHREIHPENIIRRQLDGRLVLINFEAIQESTSKPSNSQIGQFAAPLGDSAYKSIEQLQGNPVYNSDIYALGIISIQALTGLPAEDLTKLQNSDASHVGELLWRHRTQVSQELADILDKMIVSDFRDRYQTALDVLTDLNNIGNNSGDNQPLQMLVTLEQNDSKRQPRFREPAFRQKLLLIGAGLAALIAIAGLGLEFHRQAQQKASNLKISELENSTDSDHLGAIQSYNQAILLNPNNAEVYYKRGNSNYDLGNLEDAKADYTQAIRLDSKHAKAYQNRGLVYSDLTDYRAAIDDYNQAIVLQPDDAAAYEKRGRAYFNLNDYKAAIEDYTQVIRLNNQDAFAYINRGLARSAAGDKQGALADYTQAIRIDPNSGDAFYSRGRVRFYLADYQGAMEDYTDAIRVNPKFADAYINRCSALLNLGQYQKAAADCTQALKFTPNDAIAYGNRCIAYFNLRDYQKAIEDCTQAIGLDSNNSKAYSNRGLARAAAKDKPGAIDDFTKAIRTDPSDAVAYSNRAEVHSDLGNYSSAIEDYTQAIRLKQDHNGAYYGRGLIRARMGDKQGAIEDFQKSAKLCIDQGNTGCYNDAQYQIKKLQS encoded by the coding sequence ATGATTGGCCAACTTTTAGATCGACGTTACCGGCTTGTTAAACTTTTAGGCTCAAATACATTTCGACAAACCTATCTGGCTGCGGATACACACCGGCCCGGTTATCCTCAATGTGTGGTTAAGCAATTGCGTCCACCCAATAACCACTCCAGGACGTTTAATATCATTCAACTTTTATTTAAAAAAAAGGCAGAAATTCTAGAAAAGCTAGGAAAGCATGATCAAATTCCTCAACTCTTAGCTTTTTTTGAAGAAAACAAAGACTTTTATATTGTTGAAGAATTCATTGCCGGCCAATCTTTAGCGGAGGAAATTGTCGCCGGTGTACCTTTGTCTGAAGACCAAGTGTTCCGCCTACTGCAAGAAGTTTTAGGAATTTTAGTTTTTGTACATCATTTTGGCGTAATTCACCGAGAGATTCATCCGGAAAATATTATTCGACGCCAGTTAGATGGCAGGTTGGTTTTAATTAACTTTGAAGCGATTCAAGAAAGCACCTCTAAACCTTCTAATTCCCAAATTGGGCAGTTTGCAGCTCCACTGGGTGACTCGGCTTACAAATCGATTGAACAACTCCAAGGCAATCCCGTGTATAACAGCGATATTTATGCTTTGGGGATTATTAGCATTCAAGCATTAACCGGCTTGCCGGCAGAAGATTTAACCAAACTACAAAATTCTGATGCATCTCATGTCGGTGAATTGCTTTGGCGACACCGAACACAAGTCAGCCAAGAACTAGCAGATATTCTCGATAAGATGATTGTATCTGACTTTAGAGATCGCTATCAAACCGCGCTGGATGTTCTCACGGATTTAAACAATATTGGAAACAACTCTGGAGACAACCAGCCACTGCAAATGTTGGTAACGCTTGAGCAAAACGATAGCAAACGCCAGCCTCGTTTTCGGGAACCCGCCTTTAGGCAAAAACTTTTGCTGATCGGGGCAGGTTTAGCTGCATTGATTGCGATTGCCGGTTTAGGCTTAGAATTTCACCGGCAAGCACAGCAGAAGGCAAGCAATTTAAAAATTAGTGAGTTGGAAAACTCCACCGATAGCGATCACCTAGGGGCAATTCAGAGCTATAACCAAGCAATCCTACTCAATCCTAATAACGCAGAAGTTTACTACAAACGCGGAAATTCTAATTATGATTTGGGAAACTTGGAGGACGCGAAGGCAGATTACACCCAGGCAATTCGCCTTGATTCCAAGCACGCCAAAGCATACCAGAATCGAGGACTTGTTTATTCTGACTTAACAGACTACCGGGCAGCAATTGATGATTATAATCAGGCAATTGTTTTGCAGCCTGATGATGCGGCAGCTTACGAAAAACGAGGTCGGGCTTATTTCAATTTAAACGACTATAAGGCAGCAATTGAGGACTATACTCAGGTAATTCGTCTTAATAATCAGGATGCGTTTGCTTATATCAATCGTGGATTAGCACGTTCTGCTGCCGGGGATAAACAGGGAGCATTAGCAGATTATACTCAAGCAATTCGCATCGATCCCAACAGCGGAGATGCTTTCTATAGCCGAGGCAGAGTCCGTTTTTATTTAGCAGATTATCAGGGCGCGATGGAAGATTATACGGACGCTATCCGAGTGAATCCTAAATTTGCAGATGCCTACATTAATCGATGCAGTGCCCTATTGAATTTGGGGCAATATCAGAAAGCGGCTGCGGATTGTACCCAAGCGCTTAAATTCACTCCTAATGATGCGATTGCTTATGGAAATCGCTGTATTGCCTACTTTAATTTACGTGATTATCAAAAAGCAATTGAGGACTGCACCCAGGCAATAGGGCTAGATTCTAATAATTCTAAAGCTTACAGCAACCGAGGTCTGGCTCGCGCTGCCGCTAAAGATAAACCAGGGGCAATTGATGATTTTACAAAGGCAATTCGCACTGATCCAAGTGATGCCGTTGCTTACAGCAATCGCGCAGAAGTTCACTCTGATTTAGGAAATTATAGTAGTGCAATTGAAGATTACACCCAAGCAATTCGACTGAAACAAGATCATAATGGGGCTTATTATGGCAGAGGTTTAATTCGCGCTCGCATGGGTGATAAACAGGGCGCGATTGAGGATTTTCAAAAATCTGCTAAGTTGTGTATAGATCAAGGAAATACGGGATGTTATAACGATGCCCAGTATCAAATCAAAAAGTTGCAGTCCTAA
- a CDS encoding tetratricopeptide repeat protein, protein MWAGGGGNNRHFALLPHHRSISGTGAVVIGKLLDGRYRITEVLGSGAFGQTYLAEDTRRPGNPQCVVKQLCPTNNGSKSLQAAHRLFKREAETLEKLGRHNKIPQLLAYFAENQRFYLVKEFTPGHPLTQEIVAGVPLSEEQVAGILVEVLEILVFVHGNRVIHRDIKPANLIRRASDNRLVLIDFGSVKEITAQIAQGQGPWTIAAGTPAYMPVEQFQGNPQFNSDIYALGMIAVQALTGLPAIDLPKLQDPNTGKITWRHRAIVSSQLADIIDKMVHHHYGQRYSSAAAVLTPLNKLPALSQLPPPPETIVTQNDPPLRKLPINRSILAAIVAFVVLSGLFLLSLRPDTTKSQEFYTRGLKRAESGDQQGAIAEYTRAVQLNRNNVEAYYKRGNAYYDLGELDKAIEDYDEAIQRNPNYADAYYNRGLAQYDRGNQRGAIEDFNAVIRLHPQDSGAYYKRGVAYFDLKDYSTAIQDYTEAIRLNPDDAKAYQARGIARLATDDKQPALEDHTKAILLAPNDADAYYSRGRARFFLADYQGAVEDYTEAIGRDPKHIQAYGNRCGAYLNLGQHGKAVADCTEAIKLNPNDEIAYDNRCIAQHNAGQYKQAIEDCSQAIRINAGNPKAYSNRGLAKAAAGDSAGAIEDYTQAIRLNPSDSVAYSNRAVVQSKRGNYAGAIADYAQALRLSPTFAGAYLGRGLARAQMGDRAGAIEDVQKAATLYLEQGRPSGYKEAQQQLNKLRQ, encoded by the coding sequence TTGTGGGCAGGAGGCGGCGGCAACAACCGGCATTTCGCTCTCCTGCCGCACCATCGATCCATATCAGGCACGGGGGCAGTTGTGATTGGCAAACTATTAGATGGACGTTACCGGATTACTGAAGTTTTAGGATCAGGTGCCTTTGGACAAACTTATCTGGCAGAAGACACTCGCCGGCCTGGAAATCCTCAATGTGTGGTCAAGCAACTGTGCCCAACCAATAACGGTTCAAAATCCTTGCAAGCCGCTCACCGGCTATTTAAAAGAGAGGCAGAAACCCTAGAAAAACTGGGAAGACACAACAAAATACCCCAACTTTTAGCTTATTTTGCCGAAAATCAGCGATTTTATCTCGTTAAAGAGTTTACGCCGGGACATCCCCTCACCCAAGAAATTGTAGCCGGTGTCCCTCTCTCAGAAGAACAAGTGGCCGGTATCTTGGTAGAGGTGCTTGAGATTTTAGTCTTCGTGCACGGCAATCGCGTGATTCACCGCGACATTAAACCGGCAAACTTGATTCGGCGGGCTTCTGACAACCGATTAGTTTTAATCGACTTTGGCTCGGTTAAAGAAATTACCGCTCAAATTGCCCAGGGACAAGGCCCGTGGACCATTGCCGCCGGCACGCCTGCTTATATGCCGGTGGAACAGTTTCAAGGCAACCCTCAATTTAATAGCGATATCTACGCCCTGGGCATGATTGCCGTGCAAGCACTCACCGGCTTACCTGCCATCGACTTACCAAAACTTCAAGACCCCAACACCGGCAAAATCACCTGGCGGCATCGAGCGATCGTCAGCTCACAACTGGCAGACATCATCGACAAAATGGTTCACCACCACTATGGTCAACGCTACTCCTCAGCCGCCGCTGTCCTTACCCCCTTAAACAAGCTGCCGGCCCTCTCACAACTGCCACCGCCGCCAGAAACGATTGTCACTCAGAACGACCCACCGCTGCGGAAATTGCCTATAAACCGCTCGATTTTGGCAGCAATCGTGGCATTTGTGGTCTTGTCGGGACTGTTTCTGCTGTCCCTGCGTCCCGACACCACCAAGTCCCAAGAATTTTACACGCGTGGGTTAAAACGAGCGGAAAGCGGCGATCAGCAAGGAGCGATTGCGGAATACACCCGCGCCGTTCAATTGAATCGCAATAACGTTGAGGCTTATTACAAACGGGGAAATGCTTACTACGATTTGGGGGAATTGGACAAAGCGATTGAGGATTACGATGAAGCAATCCAGCGAAATCCCAACTACGCCGATGCCTACTACAACCGGGGACTGGCTCAATATGATCGCGGCAACCAGCGCGGTGCCATTGAGGATTTCAACGCGGTGATTCGCCTTCACCCCCAAGATAGCGGGGCTTACTATAAAAGGGGAGTCGCTTACTTTGACCTCAAAGACTACAGCACCGCGATTCAGGATTACACGGAAGCAATTCGGCTTAACCCCGATGATGCGAAAGCTTACCAGGCAAGGGGAATCGCTCGTTTGGCTACAGATGATAAGCAGCCGGCGCTAGAAGATCACACGAAAGCGATTTTGCTTGCCCCTAATGATGCGGATGCCTACTACAGCCGGGGCAGAGCACGCTTTTTTCTGGCAGACTATCAAGGGGCGGTGGAGGATTACACCGAGGCGATTGGGCGAGATCCCAAGCATATCCAAGCCTATGGCAATCGGTGCGGTGCTTATTTAAATTTGGGCCAACATGGGAAAGCAGTTGCAGATTGTACGGAGGCGATCAAGCTGAATCCTAATGATGAGATCGCTTATGATAATCGCTGTATTGCCCAGCACAATGCCGGTCAGTACAAACAAGCGATTGAGGACTGTAGCCAAGCGATTCGCATTAATGCCGGCAATCCTAAAGCCTATAGTAATCGTGGGTTGGCGAAGGCTGCTGCCGGCGATAGTGCCGGTGCAATTGAAGACTACACCCAGGCAATTCGCCTCAATCCGAGTGATTCCGTCGCCTACAGCAATCGCGCCGTTGTCCAGTCCAAACGGGGAAATTACGCCGGTGCAATTGCTGATTATGCCCAAGCGCTGAGGCTGAGTCCCACGTTTGCCGGTGCTTATTTGGGACGAGGACTTGCCCGTGCTCAGATGGGAGATCGAGCCGGTGCGATTGAAGACGTACAAAAAGCCGCTACGCTTTATTTAGAGCAAGGCAGGCCGAGTGGGTACAAGGAAGCTCAGCAGCAGCTCAACAAGCTGCGGCAATAG
- the mnmE gene encoding tRNA uridine-5-carboxymethylaminomethyl(34) synthesis GTPase MnmE, producing the protein MSETFTQGATIAAIATAIAPQQGSIGIVRLSGEQALEIAKTLFHAPGGRQVWESHRILYGYIRHPHTQQVVDEALLLIMKAPRSYTCEDVVEFHCHGGIMPVQQVLQLCLELGARLAQPGEFTLRAFLNGRLDLTQAESISDLVGAQSPAAAQAALAGLQGKLATPIRQLRTACLDVLAEIEARIDFEEDLPPLNEPEIIAEINHILEKLSRILATADRGELLRTGLKVAIVGRPNVGKSSLLNAWSRSDRAIVTDLPGTTRDVVESQLVVGGVPVQVLDTAGIRDTVDIVEKIGVERSRSVAQAADLVLLTIDAGAGWTPEDQEIYEQVKHRPVILVINKTDLLKAAEKTEIQSKIQNPGSKIFTSAAQSKGIEDLEKAILEAVNAGNLQAANLDLAINQRQAAALTRAKAALEQVSATIGNQLPLDFWTIDLRGAIQALGEITGEEVTESVLDRIFSRFCIGK; encoded by the coding sequence ATGTCAGAGACATTCACGCAAGGGGCAACGATTGCAGCCATCGCCACGGCAATAGCGCCGCAACAAGGCAGTATCGGGATTGTGCGGCTATCGGGCGAGCAAGCGCTGGAAATTGCCAAAACTTTGTTTCACGCGCCAGGAGGCCGGCAGGTTTGGGAAAGCCACCGAATTCTTTATGGTTACATCCGCCACCCCCATACTCAGCAGGTTGTGGATGAAGCGCTGTTGCTGATTATGAAAGCGCCCCGTTCTTACACCTGTGAGGATGTGGTGGAGTTTCACTGTCACGGGGGAATTATGCCGGTGCAGCAGGTGTTGCAGTTGTGTTTGGAGTTGGGGGCGAGGCTGGCACAGCCTGGAGAGTTTACCCTGCGGGCGTTTTTGAATGGCCGGCTCGATTTGACTCAGGCGGAAAGTATTTCTGATTTAGTCGGGGCGCAATCACCGGCAGCTGCTCAAGCTGCGCTTGCCGGCTTGCAGGGCAAATTAGCAACTCCCATTCGCCAATTGCGGACAGCTTGCTTGGATGTTTTGGCCGAAATTGAGGCGCGGATTGATTTTGAGGAAGATTTGCCGCCCTTAAATGAGCCGGAAATTATCGCAGAGATAAACCATATTTTAGAGAAACTGTCAAGGATTCTTGCAACGGCTGATCGGGGAGAATTGCTGCGAACCGGCTTAAAGGTGGCAATTGTCGGGCGTCCAAATGTGGGGAAGTCGAGTTTACTCAATGCTTGGAGTCGCAGTGATCGGGCAATTGTTACGGATCTTCCAGGTACAACTCGTGATGTGGTGGAGTCTCAGTTGGTGGTTGGGGGGGTGCCGGTGCAGGTGCTGGATACTGCCGGCATCCGAGACACAGTCGATATTGTGGAAAAAATAGGAGTAGAACGTTCGCGCTCGGTCGCTCAGGCGGCTGATTTGGTGCTGTTAACCATTGATGCCGGTGCTGGTTGGACACCTGAAGATCAGGAGATTTATGAACAAGTCAAACATCGTCCGGTAATTTTGGTTATTAACAAAACTGATTTGTTAAAAGCAGCAGAAAAGACAGAAATTCAGTCAAAAATTCAGAATCCAGGCTCTAAAATTTTTACATCTGCTGCCCAAAGTAAAGGCATTGAAGACTTAGAAAAAGCTATTTTAGAAGCGGTTAATGCGGGCAACCTGCAAGCCGCCAATCTAGATTTAGCAATCAATCAACGGCAAGCTGCGGCACTGACTCGCGCTAAGGCTGCTTTGGAACAAGTCAGCGCCACCATTGGAAATCAGCTTCCGCTTGATTTCTGGACAATTGACTTACGCGGGGCAATTCAAGCGTTAGGAGAAATCACTGGTGAAGAAGTCACTGAATCAGTTTTAGATAGAATTTTTAGCAGATTTTGCATTGGCAAGTAA
- a CDS encoding Uma2 family endonuclease, which translates to MSQTVNEGVRWTTADLELLPDNGTRYEIIDGELFMSKSPHLNHQRTCGRIYRELDIWSQFSGRGESFINPGIVFSEANNVEPDVIWISNERLALLVDDSGHLTDAPELVVEVLSLGKENERRDREAKLKLYSSRGVQEYWIVDWRLQKVEIYRRESAKLQLVATLFASDELTSPLLPDFTCAVSRLFT; encoded by the coding sequence ATGAGCCAAACAGTAAATGAGGGCGTGCGCTGGACGACAGCAGACTTAGAACTGTTGCCCGACAACGGTACACGTTATGAAATTATTGATGGGGAGTTGTTTATGTCAAAATCGCCTCACTTGAACCATCAACGCACCTGTGGCAGAATTTATCGAGAACTTGATATTTGGTCGCAATTTAGTGGAAGAGGGGAAAGCTTTATTAATCCGGGCATTGTTTTTAGCGAAGCTAACAATGTTGAACCCGATGTAATTTGGATTAGCAATGAAAGATTAGCGCTATTAGTAGACGATTCGGGACATTTAACCGATGCACCTGAGTTAGTAGTGGAGGTGTTATCGCTGGGTAAAGAGAATGAACGGCGAGACAGAGAAGCTAAGCTCAAACTTTACTCATCACGAGGAGTTCAAGAGTATTGGATTGTTGATTGGCGTTTGCAAAAAGTTGAGATTTACCGTCGGGAAAGCGCTAAATTACAGTTAGTGGCGACACTGTTTGCGAGTGATGAGTTGACTTCGCCATTGCTGCCAGATTTCACTTGTGCTGTGAGTCGGTTATTTACTTGA